The Flavobacterium jumunjinense genome includes a region encoding these proteins:
- the tsaD gene encoding tRNA (adenosine(37)-N6)-threonylcarbamoyltransferase complex transferase subunit TsaD, protein MKKNIYTLAIESSCDDTSAAVLCNDKVLSNIVARQSIHEEYGGVVPELASRAHQQNIVPVIDVAIKKAGISKEELDCISFTQGPGLMGSLLVGGSFAKSMSMALNIPLIAVNHMKAHILAHFIDEEGFEKPTFPFLALTISGGHTQIVQVNSFFDLKIIGETTDDAVGEAFDKSAKILGLPYPGGPLIDKYANEGNPKAYKFTKPKVDGLNFSFSGLKTQILYFIQKSVATNPNFIEENRNDICASIQYTIITILMDKLKSAVTQTGINRIAIGGGVSANSGIRKTLKEAENKYGWTTYIPKFEYTTDNAAMIGIVGYYNFLENNFSKNTIVSKARIEF, encoded by the coding sequence ATGAAAAAAAATATTTATACACTTGCCATTGAAAGCTCATGCGATGATACCTCTGCAGCAGTACTTTGCAATGACAAAGTACTCTCAAACATTGTAGCAAGACAATCTATACATGAAGAATACGGAGGAGTTGTTCCAGAACTTGCATCTAGAGCGCATCAACAAAATATTGTACCCGTAATTGATGTTGCGATAAAAAAAGCTGGAATATCTAAAGAAGAACTTGATTGTATTTCCTTCACGCAAGGACCTGGATTAATGGGCTCTCTCCTAGTTGGTGGATCTTTTGCTAAATCTATGAGTATGGCTTTAAATATTCCTTTAATTGCTGTAAATCATATGAAAGCTCATATTTTAGCTCACTTTATAGATGAAGAAGGCTTCGAAAAACCCACTTTTCCGTTTTTAGCGCTCACTATTAGTGGTGGTCACACACAAATTGTTCAGGTGAATAGCTTTTTTGATTTAAAGATTATTGGAGAAACTACAGATGATGCTGTTGGAGAAGCTTTTGATAAATCTGCTAAAATATTAGGCCTACCCTATCCTGGTGGACCATTAATTGATAAATATGCAAATGAAGGAAACCCAAAAGCTTATAAATTTACTAAACCAAAAGTTGATGGTTTGAATTTTAGTTTTAGCGGTTTGAAAACACAAATTTTATATTTTATACAAAAGAGTGTTGCTACCAACCCCAATTTTATAGAAGAAAATAGAAATGACATTTGTGCATCAATACAATACACAATTATTACTATTTTAATGGATAAGTTAAAAAGTGCTGTAACACAAACTGGAATTAACAGAATTGCAATTGGTGGTGGTGTTTCTGCAAATTCTGGAATAAGAAAAACACTAAAAGAAGCAGAAAACAAATATGGATGGACAACTTATATTCCTAAATTTGAATACACTACAGATAATGCTGCCATGATTGGCATTGTAGGGTATTATAATTTCTTGGAAAATAATTTCAGTAAAAACACAATCGTCTCTAAAGCAAGAATTGAATTTTAA
- a CDS encoding AI-2E family transporter, producing the protein MTSKELSNGLLRTVFILFGITLVLFLCYKLSTLMVYCIVSIVFSLIANPLVKFLKTKLKFKNTLAVITTLLLFILLVISFILLFVPLLISQGENLSLLDINALEASYNELFQNITSYLESHNINIDKIVNPEEITSKIDFNFIPDIFNGILSLVGNFGMGLASVLFISFFLLKEKDNAFRVFKFVLPRNQKSKILTSIDKILHLLTRYFIGLLIQLFIILVLYLIVFLIFGIENAFIIALLCAVLNIIPYLGPLLGMIVASILIMISGIGDHFVSNTLPTTLYVLIGMFIVQLIDNNFSQPIIFSKSTKSHPLEIFLVILCSGILFGITGMIVAVPTYTALKVIGKEFLPENRIIKALTKDI; encoded by the coding sequence ATGACATCAAAAGAACTTTCTAACGGATTATTACGAACCGTTTTTATACTCTTCGGAATTACTTTAGTATTATTTTTATGCTACAAACTATCTACTTTGATGGTATATTGTATTGTATCAATTGTATTTTCACTAATTGCAAATCCATTAGTAAAATTTCTAAAAACAAAATTAAAGTTTAAAAATACCTTAGCAGTAATAACTACCTTACTATTATTTATACTTCTCGTTATAAGCTTTATTCTTTTGTTTGTACCACTACTTATTTCACAAGGAGAAAATCTTTCACTTTTAGATATTAATGCACTAGAAGCAAGTTATAATGAATTATTTCAAAATATTACTAGCTATTTAGAATCACACAACATCAATATTGATAAAATTGTGAACCCAGAAGAAATCACTTCAAAAATAGATTTTAATTTTATTCCTGATATATTTAATGGAATTTTAAGCTTAGTTGGAAATTTTGGAATGGGTTTAGCCTCCGTTTTATTCATTTCCTTCTTCCTATTAAAAGAAAAAGACAATGCTTTTAGAGTATTTAAATTTGTTTTACCTAGAAATCAGAAAAGTAAAATTTTAACTTCTATAGACAAAATTCTACATTTACTAACACGTTATTTTATTGGTTTATTAATTCAATTATTTATCATATTAGTATTATATCTTATAGTTTTCTTAATATTTGGAATAGAAAATGCATTCATAATTGCATTACTTTGTGCTGTATTAAATATAATTCCATATTTAGGACCATTATTAGGGATGATTGTTGCGTCTATTTTAATAATGATTAGCGGTATAGGCGATCATTTTGTTAGTAATACTCTACCAACAACGCTTTATGTACTCATTGGTATGTTTATTGTGCAATTAATAGACAACAACTTTAGTCAACCTATAATTTTCTCTAAAAGCACTAAATCGCATCCTTTAGAAATATTTTTAGTCATTTTATGTTCTGGTATTTTATTTGGTATTACAGGAATGATTGTAGCTGTACCAACATATACTGCTTTAAAAGTTATTGGAAAGGAATTCCTACCTGAAAACAGAATTATTAAAGCTTTAACAAAGGATATTTAG
- a CDS encoding zinc metalloprotease, giving the protein MKKIFLSAAALMLMISCNNEDNNTVTDTPETSVIAHRGCASHDVLERQLKEDPSLAKRMQEIELDTETAKAQGRIVNGVIEIPVVFNVLYRTAAENISQAQLQSQIDVLNKDFNAQNSDYNTANNPYSSVRANVGIRFVLDKVVRKSTTKTSWGTNDAMKKTSTGGIAPTSPTTKLNYWVCTIGGGILGYAQFPGGSSATDGVAIDSKYTGTNGTATYPFNLGRTGTHEVGHWMNLRHIWGDATCGNDQVSDTPSHNTANYGVPAVGHRSTCSGTPLEMYMNYMDYTDDRGMYMFSNGQKTRMLAIFSTTGARKSFR; this is encoded by the coding sequence ATGAAAAAAATCTTTTTATCTGCAGCAGCATTAATGCTTATGATTTCTTGTAACAACGAAGACAACAACACAGTTACAGATACTCCTGAAACATCTGTTATTGCACACAGAGGTTGTGCCTCTCATGATGTTCTTGAAAGACAATTAAAAGAAGATCCTAGCTTAGCTAAAAGAATGCAAGAAATTGAGCTCGATACTGAAACCGCAAAAGCTCAAGGTAGAATTGTAAACGGTGTTATTGAGATCCCTGTTGTATTTAATGTATTATACAGAACAGCGGCAGAAAACATTTCTCAAGCACAACTACAGTCTCAAATTGACGTATTAAACAAAGATTTTAATGCTCAAAACTCAGACTATAATACTGCAAACAACCCTTACAGTAGCGTTAGAGCAAATGTTGGTATCCGTTTCGTTTTAGACAAAGTTGTTAGAAAATCAACAACTAAAACTTCTTGGGGAACAAATGATGCTATGAAGAAAACAAGTACAGGTGGTATAGCGCCAACTTCACCAACAACAAAATTAAACTACTGGGTTTGTACAATTGGTGGTGGAATTTTAGGTTATGCTCAATTTCCTGGAGGTTCTTCGGCAACAGATGGTGTAGCAATTGATTCAAAATATACAGGTACAAATGGAACTGCAACATATCCTTTCAATCTTGGTAGAACAGGAACACATGAAGTTGGACATTGGATGAATTTACGTCATATTTGGGGAGATGCTACATGTGGAAATGATCAAGTAAGTGATACTCCTTCTCATAATACAGCAAACTATGGTGTTCCTGCAGTTGGACACAGAAGTACTTGTTCCGGTACTCCACTTGAAATGTATATGAATTATATGGATTATACAGACGATAGAGGAATGTATATGTTCTCAAATGGTCAAAAAACTAGAATGTTAGCAATTTTCTCTACTACAGGTGCTAGAAAATCGTTTAGATAA
- a CDS encoding DUF4159 domain-containing protein, translated as MKQILTFISLLILNVCFSQEIAVLKYSGGGDWYSNPTSLPNLAKFCNQNINTTINTKTATVEANSVEIFSYPFIHMTGHGNVVFSPNDIQNLKNYLTSGGFLHIDDNYGMDEFVRKEIQKIFPDNNLREIPNQHEIFKTPYNFPNGLPKIHEHENNKPQAFGIFIENRLVLLYTYESDLGDGWEDEEVHNDPISVREKALKMGANIVNYVFKN; from the coding sequence ATGAAACAAATACTTACATTTATATCTCTACTTATTTTAAACGTATGCTTTTCTCAAGAAATTGCTGTTCTTAAATATTCTGGTGGTGGAGATTGGTATTCTAACCCTACTTCTTTACCAAATCTTGCCAAATTTTGTAATCAAAATATAAATACAACTATAAATACAAAAACCGCTACTGTTGAAGCGAATAGCGTAGAAATATTTTCATATCCATTTATTCACATGACAGGACATGGAAATGTTGTATTTAGTCCAAACGACATTCAAAACTTAAAAAATTATCTAACATCTGGTGGTTTTTTACATATTGATGACAATTATGGTATGGATGAATTTGTGAGAAAAGAAATTCAAAAAATTTTTCCAGACAATAATCTTAGAGAGATTCCTAATCAGCATGAAATTTTCAAAACTCCTTATAACTTTCCAAATGGCCTACCTAAAATTCATGAACACGAAAACAATAAACCACAAGCCTTTGGCATATTTATAGAAAACAGACTTGTTCTATTGTATACCTATGAATCAGATTTAGGCGATGGTTGGGAAGATGAAGAAGTTCATAACGATCCAATTTCCGTTAGAGAAAAAGCATTAAAAATGGGAGCTAATATTGTTAACTATGTTTTTAAAAATTAG
- a CDS encoding zinc metalloprotease: MKKILLSAAVLMLMFSCNKEENEIVDSPETTTLAHRGCASHEVLDRQLKEDPSLAQRMKEIEFNTEKTIAQGRIVNGVLEIPVVFNVLYRSSSENISQSQLQSQIDVLNKDFNAQNSDFNTPNNPYSSIRANVGIRFVLDKVVRKRTNKRSWGTNDAMKKSNRGGIDPTSPTTKLNYWVCTIGGGILGYAQFPGGSSATDGVVIDSKYTGTNGTASYPFNLGRTATHEVGHWMNLRHIWGDSTCGNDQVSDTPTHNTANYGVPSVGHRSTCSGTPLEMYMNYMDYTDDRGMYMFSNGQKSRMLSVFSTSGPRASFR, from the coding sequence ATGAAAAAAATCTTATTATCTGCCGCAGTATTAATGCTGATGTTTTCTTGTAACAAAGAAGAAAACGAAATTGTAGATTCTCCAGAAACTACTACCCTAGCACACAGAGGTTGTGCTTCACACGAAGTACTAGATCGACAATTAAAAGAAGATCCAAGTTTAGCTCAAAGAATGAAAGAAATTGAATTCAATACAGAAAAAACAATTGCACAAGGCAGAATTGTTAATGGTGTCTTAGAAATTCCTGTAGTATTTAATGTATTATACAGAAGTTCATCTGAAAACATCTCACAATCTCAGTTACAATCACAAATTGACGTTTTAAACAAAGATTTTAATGCACAAAATTCAGATTTCAACACACCAAACAATCCTTACAGTAGTATTAGAGCTAATGTTGGTATCCGTTTCGTTTTAGACAAAGTTGTTAGAAAAAGAACCAACAAAAGATCATGGGGTACAAACGATGCAATGAAAAAATCAAACAGAGGAGGAATTGATCCAACTTCACCAACAACAAAATTAAATTATTGGGTTTGCACAATTGGAGGAGGAATATTAGGCTACGCACAATTTCCAGGAGGATCATCTGCTACAGATGGTGTTGTTATAGATTCAAAATACACTGGAACTAATGGAACAGCTAGCTACCCATTTAATTTAGGTAGAACAGCTACTCACGAAGTTGGACATTGGATGAACTTAAGACACATTTGGGGAGACTCTACATGTGGTAATGACCAAGTAAGCGATACTCCAACTCACAATACCGCAAATTATGGAGTTCCATCTGTTGGACACAGAAGTACTTGCTCCGGAACACCGTTAGAAATGTACATGAATTACATGGATTATACAGATGACAGAGGAATGTATATGTTCTCTAATGGTCAAAAAAGTAGAATGTTATCTGTTTTTTCAACTTCAGGACCAAGAGCATCATTTAGATAA
- a CDS encoding 16S rRNA (uracil(1498)-N(3))-methyltransferase: MQLFYNPNIQDSDTSFQFDKEESKHIVKVLRKKESDIIHISNGTGRVFISEITLASERKCEVKIIDTIFHEPLNYKLHIAVAPTKMNDRFEWFLEKATEIGINEITPIICDHSERKVYKIDRAEKIIQSAMKQSLHYYLPKINEPIRLSEFLQKEHQDIKCIAHCEEQDRKAFKNIVTSGKNILILIGPEGDFSTKEIELALKNNFIPVTLGNTRLRTETAGIVACHTVALINE; encoded by the coding sequence ATGCAATTATTTTACAACCCCAACATACAAGATAGTGATACTTCATTTCAATTTGATAAAGAAGAAAGCAAACACATTGTTAAAGTACTACGAAAAAAAGAAAGTGATATCATTCATATATCAAATGGTACTGGACGTGTATTTATTTCAGAAATAACTTTAGCATCTGAAAGAAAATGTGAAGTTAAAATTATCGATACAATTTTTCATGAACCACTAAACTACAAATTACATATTGCAGTTGCACCAACAAAAATGAATGATCGCTTTGAATGGTTTTTAGAAAAAGCAACAGAAATTGGTATAAACGAGATAACACCAATTATATGTGATCATTCTGAAAGAAAAGTTTATAAGATTGATAGAGCCGAAAAAATAATTCAATCAGCAATGAAACAATCCTTACACTACTATTTGCCTAAAATAAACGAACCAATTCGTCTTTCAGAATTCCTTCAAAAAGAACATCAAGACATAAAATGTATTGCTCATTGTGAAGAACAAGATAGAAAAGCTTTCAAAAACATTGTTACTTCTGGAAAAAATATATTAATTTTAATTGGTCCCGAAGGTGATTTTTCTACAAAAGAAATAGAATTAGCACTAAAAAATAATTTTATACCAGTTACATTAGGAAACACAAGACTAAGAACAGAAACTGCTGGAATAGTAGCATGTCATACTGTTGCATTAATAAACGAATAA
- a CDS encoding translocation/assembly module TamB domain-containing protein, translated as MSILLSLPFVQTMLGKYATNSINKGFNTNISIDRVAITPFGSVKLKGVLVRDHHKDTLFHIKRLNTSILSVKKLYYDGHPYLGDVILDGLDCKLTQYKNEKFTNLDNFIEAFDDGSPSSGRFRMKSSSMTILNSRFRYTDENLETHKVLDFKKLYGKIENFFIKGPDVTTYIKELSFLDHRGLFVKNLTSNFTYTKKNILLDKLHVITAESVLKGIVELKYNRKDFSDFNNKVIFDVKMQEAKIASNDLNFFYNEFGKNNVFDIDTHLVGTLNNFITHDLILKDKNNSEIIGDVNFKNLFNKNESFYIKGKFKKIKSNYNDLKNILPNILGNSLPSTLVKLGGVSLSGNVELTDSFINSDVYVTSVLGNIVSKLSIQDLGHIDNATYQGNIILEEFDLGTFLNEPDFGKTSLNLDVDGQGFSNEYLNTKIKGKIDQIYFNKYNYKNITVDGNMKMPYFEGYFNSNDPNLKMDFEGLVDLSAKVKNYNFNAHIDYADLHAIKLSVIDTVSIFKGNIHFLAKGNTFDDLEGNLRINDVSYQNDKRSYFFDDFELISSFNEERVRTITINSPDIITGKVVGKYKFKEVRKILENAVGSLYANYSPNTLQKGQFLDFNFTIYNKIVEIFIPEISISENTKIKGKINADLGKFEFDFNSPNVVAFENYFSNIKIDIDNKNPLYNTYIEMDSIRTKNYKVADFSLINVTMNDTLFFRTEFKGGNKNEDNYSLNLYHTIDENKESVVGFKKSEVNFKDYLWFINENESNDNKIVFDKGLKNFDFQNFRISHKNQNMMFNGKMRDSTYKNFNLTFKDVDLDKITPSLDSISIEGRLNGFAKYEQDNSYHKPLSDIKINNLQINKYPVGDLYLLVEGNESLNEFDVDSYIIQKGDERFFLNGLIEYKNKKSTLNLDAGFNAFDLAPFGSLIGDVLSNVRGNATGNATIRGLVTDPEIDGRLYLNDAGLKAPYLNVDYNLEKNAIIDVTEKEFLFRSILLTDTAFNTQGFLNGSIKHNAFSDWELDLELKSDNILGLNTEDSEDAYYYGTAFIKGKASISGPIESLLVSVVGESEKGTSIKIPIAEGEDVSKKPYITFIREEDLNKNATEKLRKNKYNGIEVDLDFDIDTDAQIEVILDRESGHAMRGRGYGSMKMEINTLGKFLMYGDFQVQEGEYNFKKVGLFDKKFYVKKGSTIRWEGDPLGAILNLEAIYETQSNPSVLIESSSFNTNRKLPTQVSILINGSLSNPEPDFNINFPTVSSVLKSEIDYRLQNKDVRQNQAFALLAFGSFTTPENAGNVAYGSLFEKASSLFNDIFTDEDSKLQVGVDYSQGDRINQISDRVGLTLSTQINENISINGKVGVPVGGVSESVLVGDVEIQMKLNDDGSLRGRVFNRENDINYVGEGIGYTQGIGLNYSVDFDNYRELWRKIFTKKNKKKESSNNSSNDAPDSDLELELEFLEPIPPRKNKTEEKEKEHENVPEIE; from the coding sequence TTGAGCATACTTTTATCGTTGCCTTTTGTTCAGACAATGTTGGGTAAGTATGCGACAAACTCAATTAATAAAGGTTTTAATACTAATATTAGTATAGATAGGGTTGCTATTACTCCTTTTGGTTCTGTAAAACTGAAAGGTGTTTTGGTGCGTGATCATCATAAGGATACTTTATTTCATATAAAAAGATTAAATACTTCAATTCTTAGTGTTAAGAAATTATATTATGACGGACATCCCTATTTAGGAGATGTAATTCTTGATGGATTAGATTGTAAGTTGACACAATATAAGAATGAAAAATTCACGAATCTAGATAATTTTATTGAAGCTTTTGATGATGGTTCACCTTCTTCTGGTCGATTTAGAATGAAATCGAGTTCTATGACGATTCTTAATAGTCGATTTAGATATACCGATGAAAATCTTGAAACACACAAAGTATTAGATTTTAAAAAACTATATGGAAAAATTGAAAATTTCTTTATTAAAGGTCCAGATGTTACTACCTATATTAAAGAATTATCTTTTCTAGATCATCGAGGATTATTTGTAAAAAATCTTACTTCTAATTTTACTTATACAAAGAAAAATATTTTATTAGATAAACTACATGTTATTACTGCAGAATCTGTACTTAAAGGTATAGTAGAATTAAAGTACAATAGGAAAGATTTTTCAGATTTTAATAATAAAGTAATTTTTGATGTTAAAATGCAAGAAGCAAAAATTGCATCAAATGATTTGAATTTTTTTTATAATGAATTTGGAAAGAATAATGTATTTGATATTGATACACATTTAGTCGGGACATTAAATAACTTTATTACACACGATTTAATACTAAAGGATAAAAACAATTCTGAAATTATTGGGGACGTTAATTTTAAAAATTTGTTTAATAAAAACGAATCTTTTTACATTAAAGGAAAATTTAAAAAAATAAAATCAAATTATAACGATTTAAAAAACATTTTACCAAATATTTTAGGGAATAGTTTGCCTTCTACACTTGTAAAATTGGGCGGTGTATCGCTATCCGGAAATGTTGAATTGACAGATAGTTTTATTAATTCTGACGTATATGTTACTTCCGTTTTAGGAAATATTGTTAGTAAACTTTCAATTCAAGATTTAGGACATATTGATAACGCAACCTATCAAGGGAATATAATTCTTGAAGAGTTCGATTTAGGAACATTTTTAAACGAACCCGATTTTGGTAAAACCTCACTGAATTTAGATGTTGATGGTCAGGGTTTTAGTAATGAATATCTGAATACTAAAATTAAAGGTAAAATAGATCAAATCTATTTCAATAAATACAACTATAAAAATATTACTGTAGACGGAAATATGAAAATGCCTTATTTTGAAGGTTATTTTAATAGTAATGATCCAAATTTAAAAATGGATTTTGAAGGATTAGTCGATTTGAGTGCAAAAGTTAAAAACTACAATTTTAATGCACATATTGACTATGCGGATTTGCACGCTATAAAACTATCAGTTATAGATACGGTATCAATTTTTAAAGGTAATATCCATTTCTTAGCAAAAGGAAATACTTTTGATGACTTAGAAGGAAATTTAAGAATAAATGATGTTTCGTATCAAAATGATAAAAGAAGCTATTTTTTCGATGATTTTGAATTAATATCAAGTTTCAATGAGGAAAGAGTTCGTACAATAACTATAAATTCACCAGATATAATTACAGGGAAAGTTGTTGGTAAATATAAGTTTAAAGAAGTTAGAAAAATACTAGAAAATGCAGTTGGTAGTTTGTATGCTAATTATTCCCCAAATACACTTCAAAAAGGACAATTTTTAGATTTTAATTTCACAATCTATAATAAAATAGTTGAGATATTTATTCCTGAAATTTCAATTTCAGAGAATACAAAAATTAAAGGTAAAATTAATGCAGATTTAGGAAAGTTTGAATTTGATTTCAATTCCCCAAATGTAGTTGCTTTCGAAAATTATTTTAGTAATATTAAAATAGACATAGACAACAAAAATCCGCTATATAATACTTATATAGAGATGGATAGTATTCGTACAAAAAACTATAAAGTAGCCGATTTTAGCCTGATAAATGTGACAATGAATGATACTTTATTCTTTAGAACAGAATTTAAAGGAGGAAATAAGAATGAAGATAACTATTCTTTAAATTTATATCATACAATAGATGAAAATAAAGAATCTGTTGTCGGTTTTAAAAAATCAGAAGTAAATTTTAAAGATTACTTGTGGTTTATTAATGAAAATGAAAGTAATGATAATAAAATAGTATTTGATAAGGGTTTAAAAAACTTCGATTTCCAAAATTTTAGAATATCACATAAAAATCAAAATATGATGTTTAATGGTAAAATGAGAGATTCTACATATAAGAATTTTAATTTAACCTTTAAGGATGTTGATTTAGATAAAATTACACCATCATTAGATAGTATAAGTATCGAAGGAAGATTGAATGGTTTTGCAAAATATGAACAAGATAATAGTTATCATAAGCCTTTATCTGACATAAAAATTAATAATTTACAAATAAATAAATATCCTGTTGGAGATTTGTATTTGTTAGTAGAAGGTAATGAAAGTTTAAATGAATTTGATGTTGATTCTTATATTATTCAAAAAGGTGATGAAAGATTTTTCTTAAATGGTCTTATTGAATATAAAAACAAAAAATCAACTTTAAACCTAGATGCAGGATTCAATGCTTTCGATCTTGCTCCTTTTGGTTCATTAATTGGCGATGTCTTGTCAAATGTTAGAGGAAATGCTACTGGAAACGCAACGATTAGAGGGTTAGTTACAGATCCAGAAATTGATGGAAGATTGTATTTAAATGACGCTGGATTAAAAGCACCCTATTTGAATGTAGATTACAATCTTGAAAAAAATGCAATTATAGATGTTACAGAAAAAGAATTTTTGTTTAGAAGTATATTGTTAACAGATACAGCTTTTAATACACAAGGTTTTTTAAATGGTTCAATAAAGCATAATGCATTTTCAGATTGGGAATTAGATTTGGAACTAAAATCAGACAATATTCTAGGTTTGAATACTGAAGATTCGGAAGATGCTTATTATTACGGTACAGCTTTTATTAAAGGGAAGGCTAGTATTAGTGGTCCAATTGAATCCTTATTAGTTTCCGTTGTCGGTGAGTCTGAAAAAGGGACATCCATAAAAATACCAATTGCAGAAGGAGAAGATGTTAGTAAGAAACCATACATTACTTTCATAAGAGAAGAAGATTTAAATAAAAATGCAACAGAAAAATTAAGAAAAAATAAATACAATGGTATTGAAGTAGATCTTGACTTTGATATTGATACAGATGCACAAATTGAAGTTATTTTAGATAGAGAATCTGGGCATGCTATGCGCGGTAGAGGATATGGGTCTATGAAAATGGAAATAAACACGTTAGGTAAATTTTTGATGTATGGAGATTTTCAAGTGCAAGAAGGAGAATATAATTTCAAAAAAGTAGGGTTATTCGATAAGAAGTTTTATGTAAAGAAAGGAAGTACAATTAGATGGGAAGGAGATCCTCTTGGAGCAATCCTAAACCTTGAAGCGATCTATGAAACCCAATCTAATCCTTCTGTTTTAATAGAAAGTTCATCGTTTAATACTAATAGAAAATTACCAACACAAGTTTCTATTTTAATAAATGGGAGTTTAAGTAATCCAGAACCCGATTTTAATATAAATTTTCCAACAGTTAGTAGTGTTTTAAAAAGTGAAATTGATTATCGACTTCAAAATAAAGATGTCCGTCAAAATCAAGCTTTTGCTTTGTTAGCTTTTGGATCTTTTACAACTCCAGAAAATGCTGGTAACGTTGCATATGGTTCTTTATTTGAAAAAGCAAGTTCACTATTTAATGATATTTTTACTGATGAGGACTCTAAGCTTCAAGTAGGTGTAGATTATAGTCAAGGGGATAGAATTAATCAAATTTCAGATAGGGTTGGACTAACATTAAGTACACAGATTAATGAAAATATTTCAATCAATGGTAAAGTGGGAGTTCCTGTTGGTGGCGTATCTGAATCTGTTTTAGTTGGAGACGTTGAAATTCAGATGAAGTTGAATGATGATGGATCATTGAGAGGAAGAGTATTTAATAGAGAGAATGACATCAATTATGTTGGTGAAGGGATTGGTTATACTCAAGGTATAGGACTTAATTATTCTGTAGATTTTGACAATTATAGAGAATTATGGAGAAAAATATTTACTAAAAAGAATAAAAAGAAAGAATCTAGTAATAACTCTTCGAATGATGCCCCAGACTCTGATCTTGAGCTTGAGCTTGAATTTTTAGAACCAATACCTCCTAGGAAGAATAAAACAGAAGAGAAAGAAAAAGAACACGAAAATGTTCCAGAAATCGAATAA